The following proteins come from a genomic window of Streptomyces sp. NBC_01716:
- a CDS encoding serine/threonine-protein kinase, protein MTNDGGRANEPTSYGLRPPQPQAQAYPPHQGQPPQVPPQAPQSPQGSPYQPTQQTPQGLGTPQGPTAPDPSAGRLLGGRYRLVSRLGHGGMGTVWLAHDEVVDRDVAVKEPRVPEHLSAQERDTVHRRMQREATSAARIDHPSVVTMHDVVVEDAKPWIVMELVRGQSLADRLQEGTLDPREAARIGLDVLNALNAAHEAGVLHRDVKPDNVLLGRGDRVVLSDFGIAQVEGQQGLTETGAFVGSPEFISPERVLGQRPGPESDLWSLGVVLYAAVEGMSPYRRSNIPATLQAVLSAEPQMPARGSGAFGTVVMQLLRKDPAARPTAAEVRAVLESVARPPQLSPEATRLYQSAGTGGGAGGSRWVPPVLHRNRPAQYGLGSGVLAVALVLGLIFFNPFAGDELPEGWEVRSEVEILDAKIAVPEDYRRSQESLTEDSRVTFRDPSGVFTVSMDQVQKKPDNEILPAEKADWQKYYEDGGDNGSEIKDAEYKSQDSSFGGSDKAFDNIVDFVAYGDSSEDPIRYRYHELIVPGTDEVHWRLRVAMPAEGDAVTDGEELFSNVVEHLEIESKYLP, encoded by the coding sequence ATGACGAACGACGGGGGACGGGCGAACGAGCCCACCAGCTACGGCCTTCGACCGCCTCAGCCGCAGGCGCAGGCGTATCCGCCGCACCAGGGGCAGCCGCCGCAGGTGCCGCCCCAGGCTCCCCAGAGCCCGCAGGGTTCCCCGTACCAGCCGACACAGCAGACGCCGCAGGGCCTCGGGACCCCACAGGGCCCCACCGCGCCCGACCCGTCGGCCGGACGTCTGCTCGGTGGCCGCTACCGCCTCGTCTCGCGGCTCGGCCACGGCGGCATGGGCACGGTCTGGCTGGCGCACGACGAGGTCGTGGACCGCGACGTCGCGGTCAAGGAACCCCGGGTGCCCGAGCATCTGAGCGCCCAGGAACGCGACACCGTCCACCGGCGGATGCAGCGCGAGGCGACCTCCGCAGCGCGGATCGACCATCCCTCGGTCGTCACGATGCACGACGTGGTCGTCGAGGACGCCAAACCGTGGATCGTCATGGAGCTGGTGCGCGGCCAGTCGCTCGCCGACCGTCTTCAGGAAGGCACGCTCGACCCGCGCGAGGCCGCCAGGATCGGGCTCGACGTACTGAACGCGCTGAACGCCGCCCACGAGGCCGGTGTGCTGCACCGCGACGTGAAGCCCGACAACGTCCTGCTCGGGCGCGGCGACCGCGTCGTGCTCAGCGACTTCGGCATCGCCCAGGTCGAGGGCCAGCAGGGGCTGACGGAGACCGGGGCGTTCGTCGGCTCACCGGAGTTCATCTCGCCCGAGCGGGTGCTCGGCCAGCGCCCCGGGCCCGAGTCGGACCTGTGGTCGCTGGGCGTCGTGCTGTACGCGGCGGTCGAGGGGATGTCCCCGTACCGCCGCTCGAACATCCCCGCGACGCTCCAGGCCGTGCTCTCCGCCGAGCCCCAGATGCCGGCCCGCGGGTCGGGTGCCTTCGGCACGGTCGTGATGCAGCTCCTGCGGAAGGACCCGGCGGCGCGTCCCACCGCGGCCGAGGTGCGGGCGGTGCTGGAGTCGGTGGCGCGTCCGCCGCAGCTCTCGCCGGAGGCGACGAGGCTCTACCAGAGCGCGGGCACCGGCGGCGGCGCGGGCGGCAGCAGGTGGGTCCCGCCCGTGCTGCACCGCAACCGCCCGGCGCAGTACGGCCTCGGCAGCGGTGTGCTCGCGGTGGCCCTCGTGCTGGGGCTGATCTTCTTCAACCCGTTCGCCGGCGACGAACTGCCGGAGGGCTGGGAGGTCCGCTCCGAGGTCGAGATCCTCGACGCCAAGATCGCTGTCCCGGAGGACTACCGGCGGTCCCAGGAGAGTCTGACCGAGGACAGCCGTGTCACCTTCCGGGATCCGAGCGGTGTCTTCACCGTCTCCATGGACCAGGTCCAGAAGAAGCCGGACAACGAGATTCTGCCGGCCGAGAAGGCGGACTGGCAGAAGTACTACGAGGACGGCGGCGACAACGGTTCGGAGATCAAGGACGCGGAGTACAAGAGCCAGGATTCGTCGTTCGGCGGCTCGGACAAGGCGTTCGACAACATCGTCGACTTCGTGGCGTACGGAGACTCGTCCGAGGACCCGATCCGTTACCGCTACCACGAGCTGATCGTCCCGGGCACCGACGAGGTGCACTGGCGGCTGCGGGTGGCGATGCCGGCCGAGGGGGACGC
- a CDS encoding serine/threonine-protein kinase: MLAGRYKLGEAIGRGGMGQVWRAYDELLNRTVAVKELTAALYVTAADRAVLHARTQKEARAAARISHPAVVTVHDVLDHGGRPWIVMQYVDGPSLADALKSDPIVVREAARIGLQVLGALRAAHAAGVLHRDVKPGNVLLARDGGVLLTDFGIAAIEGDSAITRTGELVGSIDYLAPERVRGRDPGPASDLWSLGATLHTAVEGTSPFRRTSAVATMQAVITDEPPAPVRAGPLAPVITALLHKDPEARPDAAETERMLREVLEGREPRAARQEAVTAPVPPYTPHPGGQQPQAQHPQGQQPQQPQHTATPYPSPYGHTPPHAYPQATGPHTAPTPANTPARKSRWPAIVVAIVVAALVGGVAGYFAMEAGKNDDPGTSAGTSGGANPEPSGDSSDDGKDTSADGDTGGGGKDNGGQDSTDGERTDDAVPDGWVRVDDPAGFSLIVPEGWQRQQDGDQIDYTPDNGLHLLRIAVDTSPDFPDPYHHMQDMEKDVGRLPQYDRVKLRPNTFRGQTKAALWEFTWTEEQGHKGERRAIDQMYYSADDSTEYALYMSGPVDDWSTTQTQFDIMLGGWQPDGAGGSDGAGG; encoded by the coding sequence ATGCTCGCCGGGCGCTACAAGCTCGGCGAGGCCATCGGCAGAGGCGGCATGGGCCAGGTGTGGCGGGCCTACGACGAACTGCTCAACAGGACAGTCGCCGTCAAGGAGTTGACGGCCGCGCTGTACGTGACGGCTGCCGACCGCGCGGTGCTGCACGCCCGCACCCAGAAAGAGGCCAGAGCCGCGGCCCGGATCAGCCACCCCGCCGTGGTGACGGTCCACGACGTGCTCGACCACGGCGGGCGGCCGTGGATCGTCATGCAGTACGTGGACGGTCCCTCGCTCGCGGACGCGCTCAAGTCCGACCCCATCGTGGTACGGGAAGCGGCCCGGATCGGCCTCCAGGTGCTCGGCGCGCTGCGTGCCGCGCACGCCGCCGGGGTGCTGCACCGCGACGTCAAACCCGGCAACGTCCTGCTCGCGCGGGACGGCGGCGTGCTGCTGACGGACTTCGGGATCGCCGCCATCGAGGGTGACTCGGCCATCACGCGGACCGGTGAACTCGTCGGCTCCATCGACTATCTGGCACCCGAGCGGGTGCGCGGCCGCGATCCCGGACCGGCCTCCGACCTGTGGTCGCTGGGCGCGACGCTGCACACGGCGGTGGAGGGGACGTCACCGTTCCGCCGTACGTCGGCGGTCGCGACCATGCAGGCGGTGATCACCGACGAACCGCCGGCTCCCGTACGCGCGGGGCCGCTCGCGCCCGTGATCACCGCGCTGCTCCACAAGGACCCGGAGGCCCGCCCGGACGCCGCCGAGACCGAGCGGATGCTGCGGGAGGTGCTGGAGGGGCGGGAGCCGCGGGCGGCGCGGCAGGAGGCCGTCACGGCCCCGGTGCCGCCGTACACACCGCACCCGGGGGGCCAGCAGCCACAGGCCCAGCACCCGCAAGGCCAGCAGCCCCAGCAGCCCCAGCACACCGCGACGCCGTACCCCTCCCCGTACGGGCACACACCGCCGCACGCCTACCCGCAGGCGACCGGTCCGCATACCGCCCCCACGCCTGCCAACACGCCCGCCCGGAAGAGCCGTTGGCCCGCGATAGTCGTCGCGATAGTCGTCGCCGCGCTCGTCGGCGGCGTGGCCGGCTACTTCGCCATGGAAGCCGGCAAGAACGACGACCCGGGCACGAGCGCGGGCACGAGCGGCGGAGCGAACCCGGAGCCCAGCGGCGACTCCTCCGACGACGGCAAGGACACCAGCGCGGACGGCGATACGGGCGGCGGCGGGAAGGACAACGGCGGCCAGGACAGCACCGACGGCGAGCGCACCGACGACGCCGTCCCTGACGGCTGGGTACGGGTGGACGATCCCGCGGGCTTCAGCCTCATCGTCCCCGAGGGCTGGCAGCGCCAGCAGGACGGCGACCAGATCGACTACACCCCCGACAACGGCCTCCACCTGCTGCGTATCGCCGTCGACACCTCGCCGGACTTCCCCGATCCGTACCACCACATGCAGGACATGGAGAAGGACGTCGGCCGCCTGCCCCAGTACGACCGGGTCAAGCTGCGCCCCAACACCTTCCGCGGCCAGACGAAGGCCGCGCTCTGGGAGTTCACCTGGACCGAGGAACAGGGGCACAAGGGGGAGCGCCGCGCGATCGACCAGATGTACTACTCGGCCGACGACTCGACCGAGTACGCGCTCTACATGTCCGGTCCCGTCGACGACTGGTCCACCACCCAGACGCAGTTCGACATCATGCTCGGCGGCTGGCAGCCGGACGGCGCGGGCGGTTCGGACGGCGCGGGCGGGTGA
- a CDS encoding protein kinase, with protein sequence MDDYAGRVLADRYRLPLPPSDEFDLVETRAFDTYSAQEVLVRQVPLPEVVDAEMVDPDGAAATRRVSGRTTRRPTDPAVRRAIEAAQSAAQIPDHPRLDQVFDVFAEGGSLWIVSELVAARPLAALLAEKPLNPYRAAEIASDVLTAVRVLHAHGWTHRNITIRTVLVCDDGRVVLTGLAAGAAEEALCGYMPVPASPEEGGFDAGHRPVGEIPGPVPGTEQAAAGIPAGRTGTSEALPPGTSALGVPVGPASPGRAALETARSADGPYGEATYGDGTYDGRSYGEVPYSQGPYGTDAYRTDPSGRPVGRGDADGADAADGPDTPGGTGTGADSGTGAAPVLPYTGRPALPANPSRGGPADTRAARAGAIAAYRAGARAAARVTEDQQRDSGTVPAQRPVPLSDPSAPAGRGGSPEGPSGGAGAAGPSQSDNRDPDWWAMPPREIDTGRGRYDTDTAADDPGTDDDEPGPPRRVQLAGTWHDGPSAPGDGSAPLPAGGGDPYHQTPGTRGVPALPPAGGSSPYLPQQSAGSTGGTTGGGSGGSWHGSGTSDAMRADARRQSANLPAVPGSTAPAGRWDDVVAGGTTPAYRGPATPLAAERARQARIAVVGAVTERWAPEQAGPVHENWQLAPPIGPSTDLWALGALLYRAVQGHAPYPEENAAELVQLVCAEPPAFAEECGPLRPVVESLLRQDPTERPDFEELRGWLRSLVRSAPEPDAGLDVVAVPSVDERLPIVRRRGELVRKRRGRGRGGDAGRHRHKKVKERKEKGGRSSERRGLAQASHGEAYVEPRREPDRSYAGRDHRDDDFGDREYREPRQRTAGGGGSPRSLGRVLLVVILVLMVAAIAFAVMFLPKADETRSGTGAGANPSAPATPGEQNPDTTPDNGADQPADPNSSTPQTSGSPADLANGYVLRKDTEGFEIGVDKSWERRPINDSGQVRYVRGDYTLIVVPGRDTVADNGDDPMAYQRDKERELQPYRDSTWATSSGLRRIDVGQQPMAEGQFTWQSSTGQEVYVRNLVMIVKDSYHIIQVIGPENERDKVSEIYQQATGSYRITR encoded by the coding sequence GTGGACGACTACGCGGGACGGGTACTCGCCGACCGCTACCGCCTTCCCCTGCCCCCGTCCGACGAGTTCGACCTCGTCGAGACGCGTGCGTTCGACACCTACAGCGCGCAGGAAGTCCTCGTCAGGCAAGTGCCGTTGCCCGAGGTCGTGGACGCCGAGATGGTCGACCCGGACGGCGCCGCCGCCACCCGGCGGGTCTCGGGCCGTACGACACGCAGACCCACCGACCCCGCGGTGCGCCGCGCCATCGAGGCCGCGCAGAGCGCCGCGCAGATCCCCGACCACCCTCGGCTCGACCAGGTCTTCGACGTCTTCGCCGAGGGCGGCTCGCTGTGGATAGTGAGTGAACTCGTCGCGGCCAGACCGCTGGCCGCCCTGCTCGCCGAGAAGCCCCTCAACCCTTACCGCGCCGCCGAGATCGCCTCGGACGTGCTCACCGCCGTGCGGGTGCTGCACGCCCACGGCTGGACCCACCGGAACATCACCATCCGCACGGTGCTCGTCTGCGACGACGGGCGCGTGGTGCTCACCGGCCTCGCCGCCGGCGCGGCCGAGGAGGCGCTCTGCGGCTACATGCCGGTGCCCGCGTCGCCCGAGGAGGGCGGTTTCGACGCCGGTCACCGGCCCGTCGGCGAGATTCCGGGGCCCGTTCCGGGCACCGAACAGGCAGCCGCCGGCATCCCCGCGGGCCGTACGGGCACCTCCGAGGCGCTGCCGCCCGGCACGTCCGCCCTGGGCGTCCCGGTCGGGCCCGCGTCCCCCGGGCGCGCCGCGCTGGAGACGGCCCGCTCGGCCGACGGTCCGTACGGCGAAGCGACCTACGGTGACGGTACGTACGACGGCCGGTCCTACGGCGAAGTCCCGTACAGCCAGGGCCCGTACGGGACCGACGCGTACCGGACCGACCCCTCCGGCCGCCCTGTCGGCCGGGGCGACGCGGACGGCGCCGACGCCGCCGACGGCCCGGACACCCCTGGCGGTACGGGCACGGGCGCCGACAGCGGTACGGGAGCGGCTCCCGTCCTCCCGTACACCGGCAGGCCCGCCCTGCCCGCCAACCCCTCGCGCGGCGGCCCTGCGGACACCCGCGCCGCGCGCGCCGGAGCCATCGCCGCCTACCGCGCGGGAGCGCGCGCCGCCGCTCGGGTCACCGAGGACCAGCAGCGCGACAGCGGCACCGTGCCCGCACAGCGTCCCGTGCCCCTGTCGGACCCCTCGGCCCCCGCAGGCCGCGGCGGCTCCCCGGAGGGCCCCTCGGGCGGTGCCGGAGCGGCCGGACCTTCGCAGAGCGACAACCGCGACCCCGACTGGTGGGCCATGCCGCCCCGCGAGATCGACACCGGGCGCGGACGATACGACACCGACACTGCCGCCGACGACCCCGGCACGGACGACGACGAGCCCGGCCCGCCCCGCCGCGTCCAGCTGGCCGGCACCTGGCACGACGGCCCCTCGGCCCCCGGTGACGGCTCCGCCCCGCTGCCCGCGGGCGGCGGCGACCCGTACCACCAGACGCCTGGCACACGCGGCGTACCGGCGCTGCCCCCGGCCGGCGGCTCGTCCCCGTACCTCCCGCAGCAGAGCGCGGGCAGCACCGGCGGCACCACCGGCGGTGGCAGCGGCGGCAGTTGGCACGGTTCGGGCACCAGCGACGCCATGCGCGCCGACGCCCGGCGCCAGTCGGCGAACCTGCCCGCCGTCCCCGGCTCCACCGCGCCGGCGGGACGCTGGGACGACGTCGTCGCGGGCGGCACGACCCCCGCGTACCGGGGCCCCGCCACCCCGCTCGCCGCCGAACGCGCGCGCCAGGCACGGATAGCCGTCGTCGGCGCCGTCACCGAACGGTGGGCGCCCGAGCAGGCAGGGCCGGTCCACGAGAACTGGCAACTCGCCCCGCCCATCGGCCCGTCCACCGACCTGTGGGCACTGGGCGCGCTGCTCTACCGCGCCGTCCAGGGCCACGCCCCGTATCCGGAGGAGAACGCGGCCGAGCTGGTCCAGCTCGTCTGCGCCGAACCGCCCGCGTTCGCCGAGGAGTGCGGCCCGCTGCGCCCCGTCGTGGAGTCCCTGCTCCGCCAGGACCCCACGGAGCGCCCGGACTTCGAGGAGCTGCGCGGCTGGCTGCGTTCGCTGGTGCGCTCCGCGCCCGAGCCCGACGCCGGTCTCGATGTCGTCGCCGTGCCCTCCGTGGACGAGCGGCTGCCCATCGTGCGCCGCAGGGGCGAGCTGGTCCGCAAGCGCCGTGGCCGCGGCCGTGGCGGCGACGCCGGCCGGCACCGCCACAAGAAGGTCAAGGAGCGCAAGGAGAAGGGCGGCAGATCCTCCGAGCGGCGCGGCCTGGCGCAGGCGTCGCACGGCGAGGCGTACGTCGAGCCGCGGCGCGAGCCGGACCGCTCGTACGCCGGACGGGACCACCGGGACGACGACTTCGGCGACAGGGAGTACCGCGAGCCCAGACAGCGGACGGCGGGGGGCGGCGGGTCGCCGCGTTCCCTCGGACGCGTCCTGCTCGTCGTGATCCTCGTGCTGATGGTCGCGGCCATCGCCTTCGCCGTGATGTTCCTGCCGAAGGCCGACGAGACGCGGTCGGGGACCGGGGCGGGTGCGAATCCGAGCGCGCCGGCGACGCCAGGGGAGCAGAACCCGGACACGACCCCGGACAACGGCGCCGACCAGCCGGCGGACCCCAACTCCTCGACCCCGCAGACCTCCGGGTCCCCGGCCGACCTCGCGAACGGGTACGTCCTGCGCAAGGACACCGAGGGCTTCGAGATCGGCGTGGACAAGAGCTGGGAGCGCCGTCCGATCAACGACAGCGGCCAAGTCCGTTACGTACGGGGGGACTACACGCTCATCGTGGTGCCCGGACGCGACACCGTGGCCGACAACGGCGACGACCCGATGGCCTACCAGCGTGACAAGGAAAGGGAGTTGCAGCCCTACCGGGACTCGACCTGGGCCACCTCATCGGGTCTGCGCCGGATCGACGTCGGACAGCAGCCCATGGCCGAGGGCCAGTTCACCTGGCAGAGCAGCACTGGACAAGAGGTCTACGTCCGGAATCTCGTCATGATCGTCAAGGACAGTTACCACATCATCCAGGTCATCGGGCCGGAGAACGAGCGCGACAAGGTCTCCGAGATCTACCAGCAGGCGACCGGCTCCTACCGGATCACCCGCTGA
- a CDS encoding serine/threonine-protein kinase, whose product MAEAEQSRDTARDPGNDTDDTERETESTPEAESTSDAKSVSEGRLLAGRYRLGEVLGRGGMGTVWRAVDETLGRTVAVKELRFPSSIDEDEKRRLITRTLREAKAIARIRSNGAVTVYDVVDEDDRPWIVMELIEGKSLADVIREDGILTPRRAAEVGLAVLDVLRSAHLQGILHRDVKPSNVLISDDGRVVLTDFGIAQVEGDPSVTSTGMLVGAPSYISPERARGKKPGPAADLWSLGGLLYASVEGCPPYDKGSAIATLTAVMTEPLDPPKNAGALEEVIYGLLAKDPALRLDEPGARALLQDVIDAPDPSEQPEPAADATRVVPLPPLPPVPEPRSKGKAKEPARSASAAGAGASGTGAAAASPSAPATPAPGGNAAHTPVTRASLTDVVPRRTLAIIAGVVVLAILAVVLAVALSDDSDKTAGGGTGKDDTAASAGATAGDDAKGGADDTAGKDKQQDSAKADADGKESDDRASNGSGTDNSGPGSGDSDADPDSGSGSGSDGKGLPDDFKTITDKQFRFSMAMPDDFRRTGTAGQSSGGIYSENGGFPRIQVDFNAKPTDDAKRAWEQLEAQIKGTLGNYKRLGLKSVEFNGYPTTADWEFERDQNGERVRVLNRGFKADATHGYAIMITCEAGEWDDDECRTLRETAYSTFKPSD is encoded by the coding sequence ATGGCGGAGGCGGAGCAGTCGCGGGACACGGCGCGGGACCCCGGGAACGACACGGACGACACGGAGCGCGAGACCGAATCGACCCCCGAGGCGGAATCGACCTCTGACGCCAAGTCGGTCTCCGAGGGGCGCCTGCTCGCCGGGCGGTACCGGCTCGGTGAGGTGCTCGGCCGCGGTGGAATGGGCACGGTCTGGCGGGCCGTCGACGAGACGCTGGGCCGTACGGTCGCCGTCAAGGAGCTGCGCTTCCCCAGCAGCATCGACGAGGACGAGAAGCGCCGCCTCATCACGCGCACCCTGCGCGAGGCCAAGGCGATCGCCCGTATCCGCAGCAACGGGGCGGTCACGGTCTACGACGTCGTGGACGAGGACGACCGGCCGTGGATCGTCATGGAACTCATCGAGGGCAAGTCCCTCGCCGACGTCATCCGCGAGGACGGGATCCTCACCCCGAGGCGCGCCGCCGAGGTCGGGCTCGCGGTCCTCGACGTGTTGCGCTCGGCCCACCTCCAGGGCATCCTGCACCGGGACGTGAAGCCGTCCAACGTGCTGATCTCCGACGACGGACGTGTCGTCCTCACCGACTTCGGCATCGCGCAGGTGGAGGGCGACCCGTCGGTCACCTCCACCGGCATGCTCGTCGGCGCCCCCTCGTACATCTCGCCGGAGCGCGCCCGCGGCAAGAAGCCCGGCCCCGCCGCCGACCTGTGGTCGCTGGGCGGACTGCTCTACGCGTCGGTCGAGGGCTGCCCGCCGTACGACAAGGGGTCGGCCATCGCGACCCTCACCGCCGTCATGACCGAGCCTCTCGACCCGCCGAAGAACGCGGGCGCGCTGGAAGAGGTCATCTACGGCCTGCTGGCCAAGGACCCGGCACTACGGCTCGACGAGCCCGGAGCGCGGGCCCTGCTCCAGGACGTCATCGACGCCCCCGACCCCTCGGAGCAGCCCGAACCGGCCGCCGACGCGACCCGGGTCGTGCCGCTGCCACCGCTCCCCCCGGTGCCCGAGCCCCGGTCGAAGGGCAAGGCCAAGGAGCCGGCCCGCAGCGCAAGCGCCGCCGGCGCCGGCGCCTCAGGTACAGGCGCGGCAGCCGCGTCGCCGTCCGCACCCGCCACGCCCGCACCGGGCGGCAACGCCGCGCACACCCCGGTCACGCGGGCGTCGCTCACCGACGTCGTCCCGCGCCGCACGCTGGCGATCATCGCGGGCGTGGTCGTGCTGGCGATCCTCGCCGTCGTCCTGGCCGTCGCCCTGAGCGACGACTCGGACAAGACGGCCGGGGGCGGCACGGGCAAGGACGACACCGCCGCGTCGGCCGGGGCCACCGCCGGTGACGACGCCAAGGGCGGCGCCGACGACACGGCGGGCAAGGACAAGCAGCAGGATTCGGCCAAGGCCGACGCTGACGGCAAGGAGTCGGACGACCGGGCCTCGAACGGCTCCGGCACGGACAACTCGGGTCCTGGCTCCGGCGATTCCGACGCCGATCCGGATTCCGGCTCCGGCTCCGGTTCGGACGGCAAGGGACTGCCCGACGACTTCAAGACGATCACGGACAAGCAGTTCCGCTTCTCCATGGCGATGCCCGACGACTTCCGGCGCACCGGTACGGCGGGCCAGAGTTCGGGCGGGATCTACAGCGAGAACGGCGGATTCCCGCGTATCCAGGTCGACTTCAACGCGAAGCCGACCGACGACGCGAAGCGCGCCTGGGAGCAGCTCGAAGCCCAGATCAAGGGCACCCTCGGCAACTACAAGCGCCTGGGTCTCAAGTCGGTGGAGTTCAACGGCTATCCGACCACCGCCGACTGGGAGTTCGAGCGCGACCAGAACGGCGAACGGGTGCGGGTGCTGAACCGCGGTTTCAAGGCCGACGCCACACACGGCTACGCGATCATGATCACCTGTGAGGCGGGCGAGTGGGACGACGACGAGTGCCGGACGCTCCGTGAGACGGCGTACAGCACTTTCAAGCCGTCGGACTGA
- a CDS encoding glycerol-3-phosphate dehydrogenase/oxidase, whose protein sequence is MRTATLGPEERATALAEMAERELDVLVVGAGVVGAGTALDAVTRGLSTGLVEARDWASGTSSRSSKLIHGGLRYLEMLDFGLVREALKERGLLLERLAPHLVKPVPFLYPLRHKGWERFYAGSGVALYDAMSFSSGHGRGLPTHRHLSRRRALRVAPALKKDALVGALQYYDAQMDDARYVATLVRTAASYGAHVASRARVVGFLREGERVVGARVRDVDGAGEYEIRAKQIVNATGVWTDDTQALIGERGQFHVRASKGIHLVVPKDRIHSSTGLILRTEKSVLFVIPWGRHWIVGTTDTDWDLDKAHPAASSADIDYLLEHVNSVLAVPLTRDDVEGVYAGLRPLLAGESDATSKLSREHTVAHPVPGMVVVAGGKYTTYRVMAKDAVDEAVHGLDQRVADCVTEDIPLLGAEGYRALWNARAGIAARTGLHVVRVEHLLNRYGALVEELLELIAADPGLGEPLGAAEDYLRAEIVYAASHEGARHLDDVLTRRTRISIETFDRGTRSARECAELMAPVLGWDTDQIDKEVEHYRKRVEAERESQRQPDDLTADAARLGAPDIVPL, encoded by the coding sequence GTGAGGACAGCGACACTGGGACCGGAGGAGCGCGCCACGGCTCTGGCGGAGATGGCCGAGCGTGAACTGGACGTGTTGGTCGTGGGCGCGGGCGTGGTCGGTGCCGGGACCGCGCTCGACGCCGTGACCCGCGGGCTCTCGACCGGGCTCGTCGAGGCACGCGACTGGGCTTCGGGCACGTCGAGCCGGTCGAGCAAGCTGATCCACGGGGGCCTGCGCTATCTGGAGATGCTCGACTTCGGCCTCGTCAGGGAGGCGCTCAAGGAGCGCGGCCTGCTGCTGGAGCGGCTGGCCCCGCATCTGGTGAAGCCGGTGCCGTTCCTCTACCCGTTGCGGCACAAGGGATGGGAGAGGTTCTACGCCGGATCGGGCGTCGCGCTGTACGACGCGATGTCGTTCTCCTCGGGCCACGGCAGGGGTCTGCCGACGCACCGGCATCTCTCCCGCCGCCGCGCGCTGCGCGTGGCGCCCGCGCTCAAGAAGGACGCGCTGGTGGGCGCGTTGCAGTACTACGACGCGCAGATGGACGACGCGCGCTATGTGGCCACCCTGGTGCGTACGGCCGCGAGCTACGGCGCGCATGTCGCGAGCAGGGCCCGTGTGGTCGGCTTTCTGCGCGAGGGCGAGCGGGTCGTCGGGGCCCGGGTGCGGGACGTGGACGGCGCCGGGGAGTACGAGATCCGGGCGAAGCAGATCGTCAACGCGACCGGGGTGTGGACCGACGACACCCAGGCGCTGATCGGCGAGCGCGGACAGTTCCACGTCCGGGCGTCGAAGGGCATTCATCTGGTCGTCCCCAAGGACCGTATCCACTCCTCGACCGGGCTGATCCTGCGGACCGAGAAGTCGGTGCTGTTCGTCATCCCGTGGGGCAGGCACTGGATCGTGGGCACCACCGACACCGACTGGGACCTCGACAAGGCGCACCCGGCGGCCTCCAGCGCGGACATCGACTATCTCCTCGAACACGTCAACTCGGTCCTCGCCGTACCGCTGACGCGTGACGACGTGGAAGGGGTGTACGCGGGGCTGCGCCCGCTGCTGGCCGGCGAGTCCGACGCGACGAGCAAGCTGTCGCGCGAGCACACGGTCGCGCACCCGGTGCCGGGGATGGTCGTCGTCGCGGGCGGCAAGTACACGACGTACCGGGTCATGGCCAAGGACGCGGTGGACGAGGCGGTGCACGGCCTCGACCAGCGGGTGGCGGACTGCGTGACGGAGGACATCCCGCTGCTCGGCGCCGAGGGCTACCGCGCCCTGTGGAACGCGCGGGCGGGGATCGCCGCGCGGACCGGCCTCCATGTGGTGCGCGTGGAGCATCTGCTGAACCGGTACGGGGCGCTGGTCGAGGAGCTGCTGGAGCTGATCGCGGCCGACCCGGGGCTCGGCGAGCCGCTCGGCGCCGCCGAGGACTATCTGCGGGCCGAGATCGTGTACGCGGCGTCGCACGAGGGGGCGCGCCATCTGGACGACGTCCTGACGAGGCGGACGCGTATCTCGATCGAGACGTTCGACCGGGGGACGCGCTCCGCGCGGGAGTGCGCGGAGCTGATGGCGCCGGTGCTCGGCTGGGACACGGACCAGATCGACAAGGAGGTCGAGCACTACCGCAAGCGGGTGGAGGCGGAGCGCGAGTCGCAGCGGCAGCCGGACGACCTGACGGCGGACGCGGCGAGGCTCGGGGCGCCGGACATCGTGCCGCTGTGA